A region of Lacinutrix sp. Hel_I_90 DNA encodes the following proteins:
- the rplQ gene encoding 50S ribosomal protein L17, with the protein MRHGKKVNHLGRQTAHRKSMLANMACSLIEHKRINTTVAKAKALKGFVEPMITKSKEDTTHNRRIVFSRLRQKEAVTELFRDVAAKVGDRPGGYTRIIKLGNRLGDNADMAMIELVDYNEIYNADKKAKKTTRRSRRGGKPADAPVVETKATNEEEE; encoded by the coding sequence ATGAGACACGGAAAAAAAGTAAACCACCTAGGTAGACAAACAGCTCACAGAAAATCAATGTTAGCAAATATGGCTTGTTCTTTAATAGAGCACAAGCGTATTAATACTACGGTTGCAAAAGCAAAAGCTTTAAAAGGGTTTGTTGAGCCAATGATAACAAAGTCTAAAGAAGACACGACACACAACAGACGTATCGTATTTTCAAGATTGCGTCAAAAAGAGGCTGTAACAGAATTATTTAGAGATGTAGCTGCAAAAGTAGGTGATCGTCCAGGAGGTTACACACGTATTATCAAGTTAGGTAATCGTCTAGGTGATAACGCTGATATGGCAATGATTGAGTTAGTAGATTATAATGAAATCTACAACGCAGATAAGAAAGCCAAGAAAACAACGCGTAGAAGTCGTCGAGGTGGAAAACCAGCTGATGCTCCAGTTGTAGAAACTAAAGCAACTAACGAGGAAGAAGAATAA
- a CDS encoding DNA-directed RNA polymerase subunit alpha — protein MAVFNFQKPDKVIMIDSTDFEGKFEFRPLEPGYGLTVGNALRRVLLSSLEGFAITSVRIEGVDHEFSTIAGVVEDVTEIILNLKQMRFKRQIEDVDNESVSISISGQDKITAGDFQKFISGFQVLNSELVICNLDPKVNVTMEITIEKGRGYVPAEENKKASAPIGTIFTDSIYTPIKNVKYSIENYRVEQKTDYEKLVFEIQSDGSITPQDALTEAAKTLIHHFMLFSDERITLEADEIAQTETYDEESLHMRQLLKTKLVDMDLSVRALNCLKAAEVDTLGDLVSFNKNDLMKFRNFGKKSLTELEELVNVKGLNFGMDLSKYKLDKD, from the coding sequence ATGGCAGTATTTAATTTTCAGAAGCCCGATAAAGTAATCATGATTGATTCTACTGATTTCGAAGGTAAATTCGAATTCAGACCACTAGAACCAGGTTACGGACTAACAGTAGGAAATGCTCTTAGAAGAGTTTTATTATCTTCTTTAGAAGGATTTGCAATTACATCAGTTAGAATAGAAGGCGTAGACCACGAATTTTCAACAATCGCTGGTGTAGTAGAAGATGTTACTGAAATTATTTTGAACTTAAAACAAATGCGTTTTAAGCGTCAAATAGAAGATGTAGATAACGAATCTGTTTCTATCTCTATTTCAGGTCAAGACAAAATCACAGCTGGTGATTTTCAAAAATTCATTTCAGGATTTCAAGTATTAAACTCAGAATTAGTAATCTGTAATTTAGATCCAAAAGTGAATGTTACTATGGAGATTACTATTGAAAAAGGAAGAGGTTATGTTCCTGCAGAAGAAAATAAAAAGGCTTCAGCTCCAATTGGAACAATCTTTACAGATTCAATTTACACGCCAATAAAAAATGTTAAGTATAGTATTGAGAATTACCGTGTAGAACAAAAAACCGATTACGAAAAATTAGTTTTTGAAATCCAATCAGACGGTTCAATCACACCTCAAGATGCGTTAACAGAAGCGGCAAAAACGTTAATCCATCACTTCATGTTATTCTCTGATGAGCGTATCACTTTAGAAGCTGATGAAATTGCACAAACTGAAACTTATGATGAAGAGTCACTTCACATGAGACAGTTGCTTAAAACAAAGTTAGTGGATATGGATTTATCTGTACGTGCACTTAATTGTTTAAAAGCTGCAGAAGTAGATACATTAGGAGACTTGGTATCATTCAATAAAAATGATTTAATGAAATTCCGTAACTTCGGTAAGAAGTCATTAACTGAGCTAGAAGAGCTTGTAAATGTTAAGGGTTTAAACTTCGGAATGGATTTATCAAAATATAAACTAGATAAAGACTAA
- the rpsD gene encoding 30S ribosomal protein S4 → MARYTGPKTKIARKFGEAIFGEDKAFEKRNYPPGQHGNARRRGKKSEYAIQLMEKQKAKYTYGILERQFRNMFKKATAAPGITGEVLLQLCESRLDNVVFRMGISPSRSGARQLVSHRHITVNGELVNIPSYQLNAGDVVAVREKSKSIDAIDRSLSNSSNIYEWITWNSEKKEGTYVSIPARIQIPENINEQFIVELYSK, encoded by the coding sequence ATGGCAAGATATACTGGTCCTAAAACTAAAATTGCTCGTAAATTTGGCGAGGCAATCTTCGGAGAAGATAAAGCTTTTGAAAAAAGAAATTATCCTCCAGGACAACACGGAAACGCAAGGCGTCGTGGAAAAAAATCTGAATATGCAATCCAATTAATGGAGAAGCAAAAAGCGAAATATACTTATGGTATATTAGAGCGTCAATTCAGAAACATGTTTAAAAAAGCAACAGCAGCACCTGGGATTACAGGTGAGGTTTTGTTACAATTATGCGAATCACGTTTAGATAACGTAGTATTCAGAATGGGCATCTCACCATCTAGAAGCGGAGCAAGACAATTAGTGTCTCACAGACATATTACAGTTAATGGAGAGTTGGTAAATATACCATCTTACCAATTAAACGCTGGTGATGTTGTAGCCGTTAGAGAAAAATCAAAGTCTATTGATGCTATTGATAGATCTTTATCAAATTCAAGTAATATATACGAGTGGATTACCTGGAACAGCGAGAAAAAAGAAGGAACTTATGTTTCTATTCCTGCAAGAATCCAAATCCCAGAAAACATTAACGAGCAGTTCATCGTAGAATTGTATTCTAAATAA
- the rpsK gene encoding 30S ribosomal protein S11 codes for MAKTNTKAAKKRKVIVESVGEAHITASFNNIIISLTNKKGDVISWSSAGKMGFRGSKKNTPYAAQLCAEDASAVAKEAGLKKVKVYVKGPGNGRESAIRSIHNAGIEVTEIIDVTPLPHNGCRPPKRRRV; via the coding sequence ATGGCAAAGACAAATACAAAAGCAGCTAAAAAACGTAAAGTTATAGTTGAATCTGTTGGGGAAGCGCACATTACTGCGTCTTTTAACAACATCATTATTTCATTGACCAACAAAAAAGGTGACGTTATTTCATGGTCATCTGCTGGTAAAATGGGGTTTAGAGGTTCTAAAAAGAACACACCTTACGCAGCTCAGTTATGTGCTGAAGATGCATCAGCAGTAGCTAAGGAAGCTGGCTTAAAGAAAGTAAAAGTATACGTTAAAGGACCGGGAAATGGTAGAGAATCTGCTATCCGTTCTATTCATAATGCAGGAATCGAAGTAACAGAGATTATCGATGTTACACCATTACCACATAATGGATGTCGTCCTCCAAAACGTAGAAGAGTATAA
- the rpsM gene encoding 30S ribosomal protein S13, whose protein sequence is MARIAGVDIPKQKRGVISLTYIYGVGRSRAQEILESAKVDENIKVQDWTDDQIGAIRDAVGTFTIEGELRSETQLNIKRLMDIGCYRGIRHRAGLPLRGQRTKNNSRTRKGRRKTVANKKKATK, encoded by the coding sequence ATGGCAAGAATTGCAGGTGTAGACATACCTAAACAGAAAAGAGGAGTGATCTCTTTAACTTATATCTACGGAGTAGGTAGAAGTAGAGCACAAGAAATTTTAGAATCAGCTAAGGTTGACGAAAACATCAAAGTACAAGATTGGACAGATGATCAAATTGGAGCAATCCGTGATGCTGTTGGAACTTTTACTATTGAAGGTGAGTTACGTTCTGAAACACAATTAAACATTAAGCGATTAATGGATATTGGATGTTACAGAGGTATTCGTCATAGAGCGGGGTTACCTTTAAGAGGGCAACGTACTAAAAACAACTCTAGAACGAGAAAAGGTAGAAGAAAAACGGTAGCCAACAAAAAGAAGGCAACTAAATAA
- the ykgO gene encoding type B 50S ribosomal protein L36, with protein sequence MKVRASVKKRSVDCKIVRRKGRLYVINKKNPRFKQRQG encoded by the coding sequence ATGAAAGTAAGAGCATCCGTTAAAAAAAGAAGTGTAGATTGTAAGATCGTACGCAGAAAAGGCAGACTTTACGTCATTAACAAAAAGAATCCTAGATTCAAACAAAGACAAGGGTAA
- the infA gene encoding translation initiation factor IF-1, with protein MAKQAAIEQDGTIIEALSNAMFRVELENGHIVTAHISGKMRMHYIKLLPGDKVKLEMSPYDLTKARITYRY; from the coding sequence ATGGCAAAACAGGCAGCAATAGAACAAGACGGAACCATTATAGAAGCATTATCTAATGCTATGTTTCGTGTCGAATTAGAAAATGGTCATATCGTGACCGCACATATATCTGGTAAAATGCGTATGCATTATATTAAGTTGTTACCAGGTGATAAAGTCAAATTAGAAATGAGTCCTTACGATTTAACGAAGGCTCGAATAACTTATAGATACTAG
- the secY gene encoding preprotein translocase subunit SecY produces the protein MKFIDTLKNVWKIEELRNRIIFTLGLLLVYRFGAQVVLPGIDASQLGSLQDSTDGGILGILNAFTGGAFANASVFALGIMPYISASIVVQLMGIAIPYLQKLQKEGASGQKKITQITRWLTIGICLVQAPGYLASLQPMFGIPSSAFLLGQGGVFYFSSIVILVTGCIFAMWLGEKITDKGIGNGISLLIMVGIIATLPKSFLQNMNARFTSGNGLMMILFEIVIWFAIIAASILLVMAVRKIAVQYARRSATGGYEKNVFGGARQFIPLKLNASGVMPIIFAQAIMFVPGLIGGAGFMKDSSAGSWLVANFGGNSMFGLWYNIVFALLIIVFTYFYTAITVPTNKMADDLKRSGGFIPGIRPGSETSEYLDKIMSQITLPGSIFLALIAVFPAVVYQLMGIQSGWALFFGGTSLLIMVGVAIDTMQQVNSYLLNRHYDGLMKTGKNRKAVA, from the coding sequence ATGAAATTTATAGATACGTTAAAAAATGTTTGGAAAATTGAGGAGCTAAGAAACCGAATCATATTTACATTAGGTTTGTTATTAGTATACCGTTTTGGAGCACAGGTAGTTTTACCTGGTATTGATGCATCCCAGTTAGGTAGCCTTCAGGATAGTACAGATGGTGGTATTTTGGGAATATTAAATGCCTTTACAGGTGGAGCATTTGCGAATGCCTCTGTTTTTGCTTTAGGTATTATGCCTTATATCTCTGCTTCTATTGTGGTTCAGTTAATGGGAATTGCGATTCCATATTTACAGAAATTACAAAAAGAAGGTGCTAGTGGGCAAAAGAAAATTACCCAAATCACACGTTGGTTAACGATCGGTATTTGTTTAGTTCAAGCACCAGGATATTTAGCAAGTTTACAGCCTATGTTTGGTATTCCAAGCAGTGCGTTCTTATTAGGACAAGGCGGCGTATTCTATTTCTCATCAATTGTTATTTTAGTAACAGGTTGTATCTTTGCCATGTGGTTAGGAGAGAAAATTACAGATAAAGGTATTGGTAATGGTATTTCATTACTTATTATGGTGGGAATCATAGCTACTTTACCTAAGTCTTTCTTACAGAATATGAATGCTAGATTTACAAGTGGTAACGGATTAATGATGATTTTGTTCGAAATTGTTATTTGGTTCGCAATCATTGCAGCATCTATATTGTTAGTGATGGCAGTTAGAAAAATTGCTGTTCAATATGCGAGACGTTCTGCAACTGGCGGATACGAGAAAAACGTGTTTGGTGGAGCAAGACAGTTTATTCCATTAAAGCTTAATGCTTCTGGAGTAATGCCAATTATATTCGCACAGGCAATTATGTTTGTACCTGGACTAATAGGTGGTGCTGGCTTTATGAAAGATAGTTCAGCGGGCTCATGGTTGGTGGCAAATTTTGGAGGAAATAGCATGTTCGGATTGTGGTATAATATAGTGTTTGCTTTATTAATTATAGTATTCACTTATTTTTATACGGCGATTACAGTACCTACCAATAAGATGGCAGATGATTTAAAGCGTAGTGGTGGTTTTATTCCTGGGATTCGTCCAGGTTCTGAAACTTCAGAATATTTAGACAAAATTATGTCTCAAATTACACTACCAGGTTCTATATTCTTAGCATTGATTGCTGTGTTTCCAGCAGTTGTATATCAGTTAATGGGGATACAATCTGGATGGGCTCTGTTTTTTGGAGGAACATCACTTTTAATCATGGTTGGAGTTGCAATTGATACTATGCAACAAGTAAATTCATACTTGTTAAATAGACACTATGATGGCTTAATGAAAACCGGTAAAAATAGAAAAGCAGTAGCTTAA
- the rplO gene encoding 50S ribosomal protein L15 yields MDLSNLKPAEGSVKNQGKRIGRGQGSGKGGTATRGHKGAKSRSGYSKKVGFEGGQMPLQRRVPKFGFTNINRKEHQGINLDTLQQLVDDKKIKDTLDFETIVSLGLAGKNELVKILGRGELKTKLNVTAHKFTATAKAAIEAAGGEAVTL; encoded by the coding sequence ATGGATTTAAGTAATTTAAAACCTGCGGAAGGTTCAGTTAAGAATCAAGGTAAAAGAATAGGTCGCGGACAAGGTTCTGGAAAAGGTGGTACTGCAACTCGTGGTCACAAAGGAGCAAAATCACGTTCTGGTTATTCTAAGAAAGTTGGTTTTGAAGGTGGGCAAATGCCACTTCAAAGACGTGTACCTAAGTTTGGTTTTACAAATATCAACCGTAAGGAGCATCAAGGAATCAACTTGGATACTTTACAACAATTAGTTGATGACAAGAAAATTAAGGACACATTAGATTTTGAAACGATTGTTTCTTTAGGTTTAGCCGGTAAAAATGAACTGGTAAAAATCTTAGGAAGAGGAGAGTTGAAAACAAAATTAAATGTAACTGCACATAAATTTACCGCTACCGCAAAAGCCGCTATTGAAGCAGCAGGAGGTGAAGCAGTAACTTTATAA
- the rpmD gene encoding 50S ribosomal protein L30, producing the protein MAKIKVTKVKSAINRTKRQKLTLLALGLKKIGQTVEHESTPNILGMVRKVNHLVSVEETK; encoded by the coding sequence ATGGCAAAGATAAAAGTAACAAAAGTTAAGAGCGCAATCAATCGTACTAAGAGACAAAAGTTAACATTGTTAGCTTTGGGCTTAAAAAAGATTGGTCAGACTGTAGAGCACGAAAGCACTCCTAATATTTTAGGAATGGTAAGAAAAGTTAATCACTTAGTTTCTGTTGAAGAAACTAAATAA
- the rpsE gene encoding 30S ribosomal protein S5 gives MYQKYKSAELVKPSGLDLKDRLIGVQRVTKVTKGGRAFGFSAIVVVGDEAGVVGHGLGKSKDVASAIAKAIEDAKKNLVRIPILNGTLPHEQKGKFGGARVNIIPAAPGTGVIAGGAVRTVLEAVGVHDVLSKSQGSSNPHNVVKATFDALLQLRSAHTIARERGVSLEKVFNG, from the coding sequence ATGTATCAAAAATACAAAAGCGCAGAGTTAGTAAAACCAAGTGGATTAGATCTTAAAGATCGTTTAATTGGTGTACAGAGAGTTACTAAAGTAACTAAAGGGGGTAGAGCATTTGGTTTTTCAGCAATCGTAGTGGTTGGTGATGAAGCTGGTGTTGTAGGACACGGTTTAGGAAAATCTAAAGATGTAGCGAGTGCAATTGCAAAAGCTATAGAAGATGCTAAAAAGAACCTTGTACGTATTCCTATTTTAAATGGTACTTTACCTCACGAACAAAAAGGAAAATTTGGTGGAGCAAGAGTCAATATCATTCCTGCAGCTCCTGGTACAGGAGTTATTGCTGGTGGAGCTGTAAGAACAGTTTTAGAAGCAGTAGGAGTACATGATGTCTTATCTAAATCTCAAGGTTCATCAAACCCACATAACGTAGTTAAAGCTACTTTCGATGCATTATTGCAACTAAGAAGTGCTCATACTATTGCTCGTGAGAGAGGTGTTTCATTAGAGAAAGTTTTTAACGGTTAA
- the rplR gene encoding 50S ribosomal protein L18, whose product MALTKNERRLRIKSRIRKVVSGTEARPRLAVYRSNKEIYAQVVDDVSGKTLAAASSRDKDISSAKGNKSELATLVGKSVAEKAIKAGISTIAFDRGGYLYHGRVKSLAEGAREAGLKF is encoded by the coding sequence ATGGCGTTAACAAAAAACGAGAGAAGATTAAGAATCAAAAGCAGAATTCGTAAGGTAGTTTCTGGTACAGAAGCAAGACCTAGGTTAGCTGTTTATAGAAGTAATAAAGAGATTTATGCTCAGGTAGTTGATGATGTTTCAGGTAAAACTTTAGCAGCAGCATCTTCAAGAGATAAAGACATTAGTTCTGCAAAAGGTAACAAGTCTGAATTAGCTACGTTAGTAGGTAAGTCAGTTGCCGAAAAAGCAATTAAGGCTGGAATAAGTACTATCGCTTTTGACAGAGGTGGATACTTATATCACGGTAGAGTAAAATCGTTAGCTGAAGGAGCTAGAGAAGCAGGACTTAAATTCTAA
- the rplF gene encoding 50S ribosomal protein L6 — translation MSRIGNNPVAIPEGVTVEVKDNAIIAKGKLGELTQNFDAVKIKVEEGNVYVTRSSDTKEQKAKHGLYRSLVNNMIEGVSNGWTKQLELVGVGYRASNQGNKLELALGFSHNIVMSVAPEVTVETVSDKGKNPIIKLTSHDKQLVGQVAAKIRGFRPPEPYKGKGIKFVGEILRRKAGKSA, via the coding sequence ATGTCAAGAATAGGAAATAACCCAGTTGCAATTCCAGAAGGAGTTACAGTAGAAGTAAAAGATAACGCAATTATAGCAAAAGGTAAATTAGGAGAATTAACTCAAAATTTCGATGCTGTAAAAATCAAAGTGGAAGAGGGTAATGTGTATGTAACACGTTCATCAGATACTAAAGAACAAAAAGCAAAGCATGGTTTATACAGATCACTAGTCAATAATATGATTGAAGGTGTATCTAACGGATGGACTAAACAGCTTGAGCTAGTAGGAGTAGGATATAGAGCAAGTAACCAAGGCAACAAATTAGAGTTAGCTTTAGGTTTCTCTCACAACATTGTCATGAGCGTTGCACCAGAAGTTACGGTGGAAACAGTTTCAGATAAAGGTAAAAATCCAATCATTAAGTTAACCTCACATGACAAACAACTTGTTGGACAAGTAGCTGCGAAGATTCGTGGTTTTAGACCACCAGAGCCATATAAAGGTAAAGGGATCAAGTTTGTAGGTGAAATACTAAGAAGAAAAGCTGGTAAGTCAGCATAA
- the rpsH gene encoding 30S ribosomal protein S8, protein MYTDPIADFLTRIRNAVRANHRVVEIPASNLKKDITKILFDQGYILSYKFDDSSVQGTIKIALKYNKETKEPVIRKLQRISKPGLRKYSSSTELPRILNGLGIAIVSTSHGVMTGKQAQRENVGGEVLCYVY, encoded by the coding sequence ATGTATACAGATCCAATTGCAGATTTTCTTACTAGAATTAGAAACGCAGTGCGTGCTAATCACAGAGTAGTCGAAATCCCTGCATCAAATTTAAAAAAGGACATAACTAAAATACTATTCGATCAAGGATATATTTTAAGTTATAAGTTCGATGATTCTTCTGTACAAGGAACTATTAAAATAGCGCTTAAGTACAATAAAGAAACAAAAGAACCAGTAATTAGAAAATTACAAAGAATCAGTAAGCCTGGCTTACGTAAGTATTCTAGTTCAACTGAATTACCACGTATTCTTAATGGATTAGGTATTGCTATCGTTTCTACTTCTCATGGAGTAATGACAGGAAAGCAAGCACAAAGAGAAAATGTTGGTGGAGAAGTTTTATGTTATGTTTACTAA
- the rpsN gene encoding 30S ribosomal protein S14 has protein sequence MAKESMKAREVKREKMVAKYADKRKALKEAGDYEALQKLPKNASPVRLHNRCKLTGRPRGYMRTFGISRVIFREMANQGLIPGVKKASW, from the coding sequence ATGGCTAAAGAATCAATGAAAGCCCGCGAGGTGAAGAGAGAAAAAATGGTAGCTAAATATGCTGATAAACGTAAGGCTTTAAAAGAAGCTGGAGATTACGAAGCATTACAAAAGTTACCAAAAAATGCGTCTCCAGTTCGTTTGCACAATAGATGTAAATTAACCGGAAGACCTAGAGGGTACATGCGTACATTTGGTATTTCTCGTGTAATATTCAGAGAAATGGCAAACCAAGGTTTGATACCGGGTGTTAAAAAAGCAAGTTGGTAA
- the rplE gene encoding 50S ribosomal protein L5, whose translation MAYSPRLKEEYKSRVIAALTEEFGYSNVMQVPKLKKIVVSKGVGAAVADKKLVDHAVEELTTITGQRAIATLSKKDVATFKLRKGMPIGAMVTLRGERMYEFLDRLVTSALPRVRDFGGIKAKGFDGRGNYNLGVTEQIIFPEIDIDKINKISGMDITFVTSADTDKEAKSLLTELGLPFQKN comes from the coding sequence ATGGCATATTCACCGAGACTTAAAGAAGAGTATAAAAGCAGAGTAATTGCAGCTCTTACAGAAGAATTTGGTTATAGTAATGTAATGCAAGTACCTAAACTTAAAAAGATAGTAGTATCTAAAGGAGTGGGTGCAGCAGTTGCAGACAAAAAGTTAGTAGACCACGCAGTGGAGGAATTAACAACTATAACAGGACAACGCGCTATAGCAACGTTATCTAAAAAGGATGTTGCAACTTTCAAATTACGTAAAGGTATGCCTATTGGTGCTATGGTTACGTTAAGAGGAGAAAGAATGTACGAATTTTTAGACCGTTTAGTAACTTCAGCTTTACCACGTGTAAGAGATTTTGGAGGAATTAAAGCTAAAGGTTTTGATGGAAGAGGTAACTACAATTTAGGAGTTACTGAGCAAATTATCTTCCCAGAGATAGATATTGATAAAATCAATAAAATCTCAGGAATGGATATTACATTTGTAACTTCTGCCGATACTGATAAAGAAGCAAAATCATTATTAACAGAATTAGGTTTACCTTTTCAAAAAAACTAA
- the rplX gene encoding 50S ribosomal protein L24 encodes MTKLKIKSGDTVKVIAGDHKGSEGKVQKVLTDKNKAIVEGVNMVKKHTKPSAQSPQGGIVEKEAPIQISNLSLLTSKGEATRVGFRMEGDKKVRFSKKSNEVI; translated from the coding sequence ATGACAAAGCTTAAAATAAAATCTGGAGATACTGTAAAAGTAATTGCTGGAGATCACAAAGGGTCAGAAGGGAAAGTACAAAAGGTATTAACCGATAAGAACAAAGCGATCGTTGAGGGTGTAAACATGGTTAAGAAACATACTAAACCAAGTGCACAAAGTCCTCAAGGAGGAATCGTAGAAAAAGAAGCTCCTATTCAAATATCGAACCTTTCTTTGTTAACTTCTAAAGGAGAAGCAACGCGAGTTGGATTTAGAATGGAAGGCGATAAGAAAGTGAGATTTTCTAAAAAATCTAATGAAGTAATATAG
- the rplN gene encoding 50S ribosomal protein L14 — protein sequence MVQQESRLRVADNTGAKEVLTIRVLGGTKRRYASVGDKIVVTVKDATPNGNIKKGAVSTAVVVRTKKEVRRPDGSYIRFDDNACVLLNPTGEMRGTRVFGPVARELRDKQFMKIVSLAPEVL from the coding sequence ATGGTACAACAAGAATCAAGACTAAGAGTAGCAGATAACACTGGAGCAAAAGAAGTATTAACAATACGTGTTCTAGGTGGTACTAAAAGAAGATACGCTTCTGTAGGTGACAAAATTGTTGTTACTGTAAAAGATGCAACTCCTAATGGAAACATTAAGAAAGGAGCGGTGTCAACAGCAGTTGTTGTACGTACTAAAAAAGAGGTAAGACGTCCAGACGGATCTTATATAAGATTCGATGATAACGCCTGTGTACTTTTAAATCCTACGGGAGAAATGAGAGGAACGCGTGTTTTTGGACCTGTTGCTAGAGAACTTCGTGATAAACAATTCATGAAAATTGTATCATTGGCACCAGAGGTGCTTTAA
- the rpsQ gene encoding 30S ribosomal protein S17 yields the protein MDKRNLRKERIGVVTSNKMQKSIVVAEVKKVKHPMYGKFVLKTKKYVAHDETNDCNIGDTVKIMETRPLSKSKCWRLVEIIERAK from the coding sequence ATGGATAAAAGAAACTTAAGAAAAGAACGTATAGGAGTTGTTACTAGTAACAAGATGCAAAAATCAATTGTTGTTGCAGAAGTTAAAAAAGTAAAGCACCCTATGTACGGAAAGTTCGTGTTAAAAACGAAAAAATACGTTGCACACGACGAGACAAACGATTGTAACATTGGTGATACAGTAAAGATCATGGAAACAAGACCTTTAAGTAAATCTAAATGTTGGAGATTAGTTGAAATAATTGAAAGAGCGAAGTAA
- the rpmC gene encoding 50S ribosomal protein L29, with the protein MKQSEIKELSVAELQEKLGETKKSYSDLKMAHAISPLDNPIQMRSVRRDVARLATELTKRELQ; encoded by the coding sequence ATGAAACAATCAGAAATTAAAGAATTATCTGTAGCTGAGTTACAAGAGAAACTTGGTGAGACAAAAAAGAGTTATTCAGACCTAAAAATGGCACATGCAATATCTCCTTTAGATAACCCAATTCAAATGCGCTCTGTAAGAAGAGACGTAGCAAGATTGGCAACAGAACTAACTAAAAGAGAATTACAATAA
- the rplP gene encoding 50S ribosomal protein L16 — translation MLQPKRTKFRKMQKGRMKGNSGRGHLLSNGTFGIKSLDTEFLTSRQIEAARIAATRYMKREGQLWIKIFPDKPITKKPLEVRMGKGKGAVEYWVAVVKPGRILFEIGGVPLDVAKEALRLAAQKLPVKTKFLIARDYEA, via the coding sequence ATGTTACAGCCTAAAAGAACAAAATTTCGTAAAATGCAAAAAGGTCGTATGAAAGGGAACTCAGGTAGAGGTCACTTACTTTCAAACGGAACCTTTGGAATAAAATCACTAGACACAGAGTTTTTAACTTCGCGTCAAATAGAAGCAGCACGTATAGCAGCTACTCGTTATATGAAAAGAGAAGGTCAACTCTGGATTAAAATTTTTCCAGACAAGCCGATTACAAAGAAACCTCTTGAAGTACGTATGGGTAAAGGTAAAGGTGCAGTAGAATACTGGGTAGCAGTAGTTAAACCAGGTAGAATTCTTTTTGAAATTGGAGGTGTACCTTTAGACGTAGCTAAGGAAGCTTTACGTTTAGCAGCACAGAAATTACCTGTGAAAACTAAGTTTTTAATCGCTAGAGATTACGAAGCATAA